From Desulfomonilaceae bacterium, the proteins below share one genomic window:
- a CDS encoding NADH-quinone oxidoreductase subunit N, with protein MIPVPEFSIGGVLPALILSVAGLLAMLLGLFVRKGAAAVGAVIGLVGVLIALMANTPLRLMNMPSFNGMIALDSYTWFFNVLILVSVGLTILISMKYLVDQGLDLYEYFAILLFSAVGMMFMVSGIHLLMIFVGLETLSIAVYVLTGILPKSAKSSEASLKYLLLGAFSSGLFLYGAALLYGSTGSLALAGLAKYFQSGSVSTMALVGMGLLLVGFSFKVAAVPFHMWTPDVYDGAPSPITGFMSVGVKAAAFAAFLRVFFECFGSAQVTWAQILWVLAVLTMVLGNLAAIVQTNIKRMLAYSSIAHAGYILVGMVSGTAAGASGVLYYLLAYIFTNLGAFAVVTMVGRKGEANVYLDDYRGLGKSHPTLALAMSIFLFSLAGIPPTAGFIGKFTIFSSAISAGYIWLVIIGVLTSAASVFYYFRVIMKMYMEAPEVEPEELRFSPSMTFALSLTVLAVLYIGIFPTTYLNLATESVKTLF; from the coding sequence ATGATCCCAGTGCCTGAATTTAGTATTGGAGGCGTATTGCCGGCGCTCATTTTGAGCGTGGCCGGCTTGCTAGCTATGCTGTTAGGCTTGTTTGTCCGAAAGGGCGCTGCGGCTGTGGGAGCTGTGATTGGACTGGTGGGGGTCCTGATAGCCTTGATGGCCAACACCCCGTTGCGTCTCATGAACATGCCATCATTTAATGGTATGATTGCCTTGGATTCATACACCTGGTTTTTCAACGTTTTGATACTTGTATCAGTGGGGCTCACAATCCTGATTTCCATGAAATACCTTGTAGATCAGGGGTTAGATCTTTACGAATATTTCGCTATCCTGCTTTTCTCCGCCGTGGGCATGATGTTTATGGTGTCGGGAATCCATCTGCTCATGATCTTCGTCGGTCTGGAAACATTGTCAATCGCCGTATATGTTCTCACAGGCATACTGCCAAAGAGCGCCAAGTCTTCAGAGGCCAGTCTCAAATACTTGCTTCTGGGAGCCTTTTCAAGCGGTTTATTTCTTTACGGGGCAGCGCTCCTTTACGGATCCACAGGATCCTTGGCGCTCGCCGGTTTGGCCAAATACTTCCAATCTGGTTCAGTGAGCACAATGGCTCTAGTAGGAATGGGATTGCTGTTGGTGGGTTTTTCTTTCAAGGTGGCCGCAGTACCGTTTCATATGTGGACTCCGGATGTTTATGACGGCGCTCCCTCTCCGATCACTGGATTCATGTCGGTTGGAGTGAAGGCTGCGGCATTTGCGGCTTTCCTTAGAGTTTTCTTTGAGTGTTTTGGCTCGGCGCAAGTCACTTGGGCTCAGATACTCTGGGTGCTGGCTGTCCTGACCATGGTTCTGGGGAACTTGGCGGCAATAGTCCAGACCAACATCAAGCGAATGTTGGCGTATTCAAGTATAGCGCACGCCGGCTACATCTTGGTTGGTATGGTCTCAGGAACGGCCGCAGGGGCCTCAGGGGTCCTGTATTACCTTTTGGCGTACATCTTCACGAATCTTGGAGCATTCGCTGTGGTGACTATGGTAGGCCGTAAAGGTGAGGCGAATGTTTATCTCGACGACTACAGAGGGCTCGGAAAGTCCCACCCCACGCTGGCGCTGGCGATGTCAATATTCCTCTTTTCACTTGCGGGAATTCCCCCAACCGCTGGGTTTATTGGAAAATTTACCATATTCAGCTCAGCTATCAGCGCGGGATACATCTGGTTGGTCATAATTGGGGTTCTCACTAGCGCTGCGTCGGTATTCTATTATTTTAGGGTCATAATGAAGATGTACATGGAAGCGCCGGAGGTCGAGCCGGAAGAACTTCGGTTTAGTCCGTCAATGACTTTTGCGCTATCTTTGACAGTTCTGGCGGTTCTTTATATCGGTATTTTCCCGACAACTTATTTGAACTTGGCTACAGAATCAGTTAAAACGTTATTTTGA
- the truB gene encoding tRNA pseudouridine(55) synthase TruB — MAHGLLLIDKPEGITSNAVVGIVRRSLGRLVKVGHTGTLDPQASGLLVILLGAATRALDFLDEAKKHYQVTVRLGEESDTCDREGTITITGDPQSLTVEKIGKCLGDFKGKIDQIPPHFSAIKKDGVPLYKLARKGVFPSLDVRKVEIFDLSLIDWRPPDLKIDLVCSKGAYARSIARDIGAKLGVGGRVETLRRIASGKFNVASARNLDFVKGASIDDIKQAAIPLDRALEHLPRIEMQEENLRQLVFGRYVATEDLVPGEENSTSILEPEIFRVQDCLSRILILVRYQHQEGRKFLKPLKVFNLLDNPGIE, encoded by the coding sequence GTGGCTCATGGTCTGCTATTGATAGACAAACCCGAAGGAATAACTTCAAACGCGGTGGTGGGTATAGTACGCCGTAGTCTGGGTCGGTTGGTAAAGGTTGGACACACTGGCACTCTTGATCCACAGGCGTCCGGCCTTCTCGTGATTTTGCTCGGCGCGGCGACCAGGGCGTTGGATTTTCTAGATGAAGCAAAGAAGCATTATCAAGTAACAGTCAGATTGGGAGAGGAAAGTGACACCTGTGATAGAGAAGGTACAATCACCATCACAGGTGACCCTCAGTCCTTGACTGTCGAGAAAATAGGAAAATGCCTTGGAGATTTTAAAGGCAAGATTGATCAGATTCCGCCACACTTTTCCGCTATTAAAAAAGATGGTGTTCCTCTTTACAAGCTCGCTCGCAAAGGCGTTTTTCCGTCGTTGGATGTTAGAAAAGTCGAAATCTTTGACCTGTCGCTAATCGATTGGCGCCCACCAGATCTGAAAATTGACTTGGTATGTTCCAAAGGGGCTTATGCCCGCTCAATAGCCCGAGATATCGGCGCTAAACTTGGTGTAGGAGGGAGAGTAGAAACACTTCGACGCATTGCGTCAGGAAAGTTCAATGTCGCTTCGGCTCGAAACCTGGATTTTGTAAAAGGCGCGTCGATTGACGACATAAAGCAGGCAGCGATTCCTCTTGATCGCGCCTTAGAACATTTACCAAGAATTGAGATGCAGGAAGAAAACCTTCGCCAACTCGTGTTTGGACGATACGTAGCGACTGAAGACCTTGTTCCTGGAGAAGAGAACTCAACATCAATCTTGGAGCCTGAGATTTTTCGGGTTCAGGACTGTTTATCTCGAATCCTGATACTGGTTCGTTACCAACATCAGGAAGGAAGAAAATTCCTCAAACCGTTAAAAGTTTTCAATCTTCTTGACAATCCCGGTATTGAATAG
- a CDS encoding type III pantothenate kinase produces MLLAIDVGNTNIVIGLYKEDTKLGSWRIRTNEDVTGDELWVILKNLMFWQGLETSEIAGVIIACVVPPLKAALEELSLIFLGITPLFVGPGMKTGMPIRYDNPREVGADRIVNAVAAYEKYHCELIAVDFGTATTFDYINSAGEYEGGSIAPGVKISAEALFHSASKLFRVELTAPPRVIAKDTASAIQSGIVFGYASLVDGILGRMFEELKSRPKVVATGGLAKVISLHTKLVDNVEDDLTMEGLKILFKRNVPPKKKQ; encoded by the coding sequence ATGTTGCTGGCTATTGATGTGGGAAATACAAACATTGTGATTGGCCTTTACAAGGAAGATACCAAATTGGGGTCCTGGAGAATTAGGACTAATGAGGATGTCACAGGTGATGAATTGTGGGTCATTTTGAAGAACCTCATGTTTTGGCAGGGGCTTGAGACAAGTGAGATTGCCGGCGTAATTATAGCCTGCGTAGTGCCTCCGTTGAAAGCGGCTCTTGAAGAACTATCCCTGATCTTCCTCGGGATAACCCCGCTGTTCGTGGGACCTGGAATGAAGACGGGTATGCCCATAAGATATGACAATCCCAGAGAAGTTGGGGCAGATCGGATCGTAAATGCAGTGGCAGCCTACGAAAAATATCATTGCGAATTAATAGCGGTCGATTTTGGCACGGCTACTACATTTGATTATATCAACTCGGCAGGTGAATACGAGGGGGGCTCTATAGCGCCAGGAGTTAAAATTTCTGCCGAGGCTCTATTCCATAGCGCTTCAAAACTCTTCAGGGTCGAACTCACGGCCCCACCTAGGGTAATAGCTAAAGATACAGCTTCGGCGATTCAATCCGGAATTGTGTTCGGTTACGCTTCGCTTGTGGACGGTATCCTTGGTCGCATGTTCGAAGAGCTTAAATCACGTCCCAAAGTCGTGGCGACAGGGGGATTGGCCAAAGTCATTTCCTTGCATACTAAACTGGTCGATAATGTCGAGGATGATCTTACAATGGAGGGGCTTAAAATACTCTTCAAGAGGAATGTCCCGCCAAAGAAGAAGCAATGA
- a CDS encoding phosphoribosylformylglycinamidine synthase subunit PurQ — translation MFLNALVVTGHGINCEIETKRALEIVGFDRIDLAHLNFIVGGEVDLRSYKFIVFPGGFLDGDDLGAAQACANRIRHSKVEGRNLIDDLLEFVARGGLILGICNGFQLLAKLGLVPAFDRAYLQREVSLTANDSGRFEDRWVNLIVDQQSPCVFTRGLDRLYLPVRHGEGKIVGRDSSVIDRLQSSNQAPLFYAKPDEDKPTSEYPFNPNGSPEGIAGICDATGRIFGLMPHPECYLDRTNHPRWTREQLPDEGIGLKIFRNAKRYILDS, via the coding sequence ATGTTTTTGAATGCGCTGGTAGTTACTGGCCATGGAATTAACTGCGAAATAGAAACTAAACGAGCCCTTGAAATAGTAGGTTTTGACAGAATAGACCTTGCGCATTTAAATTTCATAGTCGGCGGCGAAGTTGACTTAAGATCTTACAAATTCATAGTGTTTCCTGGGGGATTCCTGGACGGGGACGATCTCGGAGCGGCGCAAGCGTGTGCAAACCGGATCCGTCACTCAAAGGTAGAAGGTAGGAACCTGATAGACGATCTGCTCGAGTTTGTAGCTCGAGGTGGATTGATCCTTGGAATATGCAACGGATTTCAGCTCTTGGCGAAACTGGGGCTGGTACCCGCGTTTGATCGCGCCTATCTGCAGAGGGAAGTATCACTCACAGCCAACGATAGTGGGCGATTTGAAGATCGCTGGGTTAACCTGATCGTGGATCAGCAGTCACCATGTGTGTTTACCCGTGGCTTGGACAGGCTCTATTTGCCTGTGAGGCATGGAGAAGGCAAGATAGTGGGAAGAGATTCCAGCGTGATCGACCGGCTGCAGTCTTCAAATCAGGCTCCGCTTTTTTACGCCAAACCTGACGAAGATAAGCCTACGTCTGAGTATCCATTTAATCCAAATGGATCGCCAGAGGGAATAGCAGGTATATGTGATGCGACAGGCCGTATTTTCGGGCTGATGCCTCACCCGGAGTGTTATTTGGACAGGACCAATCACCCTCGATGGACTCGAGAGCAGTTACCGGATGAGGGGATTGGTTTGAAAATATTCAGGAACGCAAAACGCTATATCCTGGATTCTTGA
- a CDS encoding NADH-quinone oxidoreductase subunit M: MENVSHLLSLITFIPLLGALILLFINRDCPETLRWVTLVVMLLDFVISLFVYFGFDPSISSMQFVENYPWVKDWGISYKLGIDGISLLLVMLTTFLGPIVILACWKDITTRVKEFMICLLFLQVGMIGVFVSLDLFLFYVFWEIMLIPMYLLIGVWGNPARRLYAAIKFVLYTIVGSLLMLVAILVLYFTAGKSTGVYTFDLLKLYDFAVPIQVQFWLFLAFFLAFAIKVPMFPFHTWLPDAHTEAPTVGSVVLAAVLLKMGTYGFIRFAIPLFPNAAVDAAWWVALLAVIGIIYGAWVAMVQVDMKRLVAFSSVSHLGFVMLGMFALTTQGVEGSIIQMINHGLSTGALFLIVGMVYERRHTRLISEFGGLSKVMPLFAVFFMIFTLSSIGLPGLNGFIGEFLILLGSFGKFTWYTVFAASGVIFAAVYMLWMFQRVMFGEVTNPKNLVLKDIDSREIAVLVPLLIFVVWIGVYPNTFLRPMEPSVKNFLQHVEKKRASIIAMEEAGKLPAPNAEKISLVSSTAEIRVDKEN, from the coding sequence ATGGAAAATGTTTCGCATTTGTTAAGCCTTATCACGTTTATTCCTCTTCTAGGCGCCCTGATCCTTTTGTTCATTAACAGGGATTGTCCGGAGACACTTCGTTGGGTCACGCTGGTAGTCATGCTCCTAGACTTCGTTATCAGTTTGTTCGTGTATTTCGGCTTTGATCCTTCCATTTCATCTATGCAGTTTGTGGAGAATTATCCATGGGTTAAAGACTGGGGCATTTCTTATAAATTGGGGATAGATGGCATAAGTCTTCTGTTGGTTATGCTCACAACGTTTCTTGGCCCGATAGTTATCCTGGCCTGCTGGAAGGATATCACAACCCGTGTCAAAGAGTTCATGATCTGCCTCCTGTTTCTCCAGGTTGGTATGATCGGAGTGTTCGTTTCTCTGGATCTCTTTCTTTTCTATGTATTCTGGGAGATCATGCTTATACCGATGTATCTGCTGATCGGAGTTTGGGGGAATCCAGCGAGACGATTGTACGCTGCCATCAAATTTGTCTTGTACACCATAGTCGGAAGCCTGCTGATGCTGGTCGCCATTCTTGTCCTGTATTTTACGGCCGGCAAGAGTACAGGAGTATACACATTCGACCTTCTCAAACTCTATGACTTTGCTGTGCCGATTCAAGTCCAATTCTGGTTGTTCCTCGCGTTTTTTCTGGCATTCGCCATAAAGGTGCCGATGTTTCCGTTCCACACGTGGCTGCCTGACGCTCATACCGAAGCGCCTACCGTGGGAAGTGTAGTCTTGGCGGCGGTACTTTTGAAAATGGGCACATACGGTTTCATCAGATTTGCCATTCCTTTATTTCCGAACGCTGCAGTGGACGCTGCATGGTGGGTGGCGCTGCTCGCTGTTATCGGCATCATCTACGGGGCCTGGGTCGCAATGGTTCAGGTTGACATGAAAAGGCTCGTCGCCTTTTCCAGCGTCAGCCACCTGGGGTTTGTAATGCTCGGCATGTTCGCATTGACTACCCAGGGGGTAGAAGGAAGCATAATTCAGATGATCAACCACGGATTAAGCACTGGAGCCCTCTTCTTAATCGTGGGAATGGTCTATGAGAGAAGACATACCAGACTCATATCTGAATTTGGCGGACTTTCCAAAGTGATGCCGCTATTCGCCGTATTTTTCATGATATTCACACTGTCGTCCATAGGGCTGCCCGGTCTAAACGGGTTTATCGGAGAGTTTCTCATCCTCCTCGGTTCTTTCGGCAAGTTTACCTGGTACACGGTGTTTGCCGCTTCCGGCGTGATTTTTGCCGCTGTATACATGCTATGGATGTTCCAGAGAGTTATGTTCGGGGAAGTGACTAATCCCAAGAATCTGGTTCTTAAGGATATTGATTCCAGAGAAATCGCAGTACTTGTCCCACTTCTCATTTTTGTAGTGTGGATTGGGGTTTATCCCAACACTTTTTTAAGACCCATGGAACCCTCAGTGAAAAACTTTCTCCAACATGTGGAAAAAAAGAGAGCATCAATCATTGCAATGGAAGAAGCTGGAAAACTTCCTGCGCCGAACGCTGAAAAAATCAGCCTGGTTTCCTCCACAGCGGAAATCCGCGTGGACAAAGAAAATTAA
- a CDS encoding formate--tetrahydrofolate ligase — protein sequence MALLDPTKMADWQVAEEAEKSMKTVYELGDELGLTKEELLPHGHYVAKIDFAKALNRLKDRPDGKYIDVTAITPTPLGEGKSTSSMGLVEGLGKRGKKVVAAIRQPSGGPTMNIKGSAAGGGLAQCIPLTPFSLGLTGDINAIMNAHNLAMVALTARMQHEFNYNDDELAKRNLKRLDIDPRNVEFGWIIDFCAQSLRNIIIGIGGKMDGFMMKSSFGIAVSSEIMAILAVSTDLKDMRERMGKIVVAYNKKGQPVTTKDLEVDGAMTAWMVEALNPNLLQSIEGQPVFVHAGPFANIAIGQSSIIADRIGLKLADYHVTESGFGADIGFEKFWNLKCRFSGLKPNCAVIVATIRALKCHGGAPVPRPGLPMPKEYEGENVGWVEEGCKNLIHHIATVKKAGINPVVCINSFYTDTKNEIAVVKRLSEAAGARAAVSQHWLKGGDGALEFADAVVDACEEKNEFKLLYDLSLPLRQRIELIAKEVYGADGVSFTPEAEAKAKKMEADPALSKLGTCMVKTHLSLSHDPNIKGTPKGWILPIRDILTYNGAGFVVPVAGAISLMPGTSSNPAFRRVDVDVETGKVKGVF from the coding sequence ATGGCATTGTTGGATCCTACTAAGATGGCTGATTGGCAGGTAGCTGAAGAAGCCGAGAAATCGATGAAAACAGTCTATGAGCTTGGGGATGAGCTGGGGCTTACTAAAGAAGAGCTTCTTCCTCATGGGCACTACGTTGCAAAAATCGATTTCGCTAAAGCCCTTAACAGGCTGAAAGACCGACCGGATGGAAAATACATAGATGTGACCGCTATTACGCCCACTCCTCTAGGTGAAGGCAAATCCACTAGTTCCATGGGGTTGGTTGAAGGCCTCGGCAAACGAGGAAAGAAAGTCGTGGCGGCTATACGGCAACCATCGGGCGGACCCACAATGAACATTAAAGGTTCTGCAGCCGGTGGTGGTTTAGCTCAGTGCATTCCTCTGACACCATTTTCGCTAGGCCTTACCGGTGACATCAACGCGATCATGAACGCCCACAATCTTGCTATGGTGGCTTTGACCGCGCGAATGCAACACGAATTCAACTACAACGACGACGAACTTGCAAAGAGAAACCTCAAGCGCTTGGATATAGATCCTCGTAATGTTGAATTCGGCTGGATTATTGACTTCTGCGCTCAGTCTTTGCGTAACATCATCATTGGAATCGGCGGAAAGATGGATGGCTTCATGATGAAGTCATCTTTTGGAATTGCCGTTTCCTCTGAAATCATGGCAATTCTCGCTGTTTCTACAGATCTGAAAGATATGCGCGAGAGAATGGGCAAGATCGTTGTGGCCTACAACAAGAAGGGCCAGCCCGTTACGACTAAAGATCTTGAAGTTGACGGCGCTATGACTGCATGGATGGTGGAAGCCCTCAACCCGAACCTGCTCCAGTCAATCGAAGGCCAGCCGGTATTCGTACATGCCGGTCCATTCGCAAACATCGCTATCGGTCAGAGTTCAATCATTGCCGACAGGATTGGTCTAAAGCTGGCTGATTATCATGTAACAGAGTCAGGATTCGGCGCTGACATCGGCTTTGAGAAATTCTGGAACCTAAAATGCAGATTCTCTGGCCTTAAACCCAATTGCGCAGTTATTGTCGCTACGATCAGAGCCCTGAAATGCCACGGTGGCGCTCCCGTTCCAAGACCGGGTCTGCCCATGCCGAAAGAATATGAAGGTGAAAATGTCGGTTGGGTGGAAGAAGGCTGCAAGAACCTGATTCACCATATTGCAACCGTTAAGAAAGCCGGCATCAATCCCGTTGTTTGCATAAACTCCTTCTACACTGACACCAAAAACGAGATAGCCGTTGTGAAAAGACTATCCGAAGCCGCCGGCGCACGCGCCGCAGTCTCCCAGCACTGGCTCAAAGGCGGGGACGGCGCTCTTGAATTTGCGGACGCCGTTGTTGACGCTTGCGAAGAAAAGAACGAATTCAAATTGCTCTATGATTTGAGTCTTCCTCTGCGCCAGCGCATTGAGTTGATAGCGAAAGAGGTTTATGGCGCTGATGGCGTTAGCTTCACTCCTGAGGCCGAGGCCAAAGCCAAAAAGATGGAAGCCGATCCCGCGTTGTCCAAATTGGGGACATGTATGGTGAAAACTCACCTCAGCCTGTCGCATGATCCGAATATAAAGGGCACTCCCAAAGGCTGGATCCTGCCGATTCGCGACATTCTTACTTACAATGGGGCAGGTTTCGTGGTTCCAGTCGCCGGCGCTATTTCTCTTATGCCAGGAACGAGTTCGAACCCGGCATTCAGAAGAGTAGACGTGGATGTTGAAACAGGAAAGGTTAAAGGAGTGTTCTAG
- a CDS encoding histone deacetylase, whose amino-acid sequence MKPTGLVREEIYLKHEMGLYHPESPERLEVLYSMLDDLGTALNIAYVKARKATLDELCANHDPRYVDKIMGTAGCESVFLDPDTSACCHSWDAAVSAVGGLLCLVDGVMDGSVRNGFALVRPPGHHAENRRAMGFCLFNNVALAAHYALNRYKLERVAIVDWDLHHGNGTQDAFYEDPRVLYISTHQYPHYPGTGGIREVGHGPGEGFNINVPLAAGAGDAEYICVFDRLIYPLLEAYQPQLILVSAGFDAHEKDPLGGMNLSEDGYEAMVKILMRSALQLCADRLLLVLEGGYHLGALRNSVKRILYCLSSYDPSQDPPFDSQDLSILSYTFRARLRDVLAFAGRYWPTLPQL is encoded by the coding sequence ATGAAACCTACAGGACTAGTACGCGAGGAAATATATCTGAAGCATGAGATGGGCTTGTATCATCCCGAAAGTCCAGAGAGACTGGAGGTGTTGTACAGCATGCTGGACGATCTCGGGACTGCTCTTAACATAGCCTATGTGAAGGCCAGGAAAGCGACCCTGGATGAGCTTTGCGCCAACCATGATCCTCGATATGTGGATAAGATAATGGGTACAGCGGGATGTGAGAGCGTTTTTCTCGATCCAGACACTTCGGCCTGTTGCCACTCCTGGGACGCTGCGGTATCAGCCGTAGGGGGCCTCTTGTGTCTTGTAGACGGAGTAATGGACGGCTCTGTAAGAAACGGTTTTGCTCTTGTACGGCCCCCCGGTCACCATGCGGAAAACCGTCGCGCAATGGGATTCTGCCTTTTCAATAATGTGGCTCTGGCCGCTCACTACGCATTGAATCGCTACAAGCTCGAAAGAGTCGCCATAGTTGATTGGGACCTCCATCACGGTAATGGGACGCAAGACGCGTTTTATGAAGATCCTAGAGTTCTTTATATTTCAACTCATCAATATCCTCACTATCCTGGCACAGGCGGGATAAGGGAAGTTGGCCATGGTCCCGGTGAAGGTTTTAACATAAACGTTCCTTTGGCCGCAGGCGCTGGGGACGCAGAATATATTTGTGTTTTCGATCGCCTGATTTATCCACTGCTGGAAGCCTACCAACCGCAGCTAATCCTTGTGTCCGCAGGATTTGACGCACACGAAAAAGACCCATTAGGAGGGATGAATCTGAGCGAGGACGGATACGAGGCCATGGTCAAAATACTTATGCGATCCGCATTACAACTTTGCGCTGATCGACTGCTGTTAGTGCTCGAAGGTGGATACCATTTGGGCGCTCTGAGGAATTCTGTGAAACGTATTCTATACTGTTTGTCTTCTTACGACCCCTCCCAAGATCCCCCCTTTGATTCGCAGGACCTTTCCATTCTCTCATACACATTCAGGGCCAGGCTTCGTGACGTGCTTGCATTTGCCGGTCGTTATTGGCCGACTTTGCCTCAGTTATGA
- the nuoL gene encoding NADH-quinone oxidoreductase subunit L, with amino-acid sequence MIELVWLIPIFPLIGFLINGLLGRRFSEKTIGWIGAGSVGASFLVAISIFFELIKLAPGSRSIQIIIYSWIWSGDLNVPVGFLVDPLSMIMIMVVSGVGCIIHIYSIGYMHGEIGFRRYFSYLNLFVFNMLILVSANNFLLTFVGWEGVGLCSYLLIGYYYEKKSASDAGKKAFVVNRIGDFGFLIGMFLIFTVFGTFNYVDVFSVAPEKLTQGGVLVTLITLLLFVGATGKSAQIPLYTWLPDAMEGPTPVSALIHAATMVTAGVYMVSRCSVMFAMAPISLTVVAVIGGLTALFAATIGMTQFDIKRVLAYSTISQLGYMFMACGVGAFASGIFHLMTHAFFKALLFMAAGSVMHAMSGELDMRKMGDLRKKLPYTHLTYLFGTLAIAGIFPFAGFFSKDEILYYSMQKHVIFWIIGAVAAVMTSFYMFRSVFMTFYGKSRVEHDVAHHLHESPPLMTVPLMILAFLSLVGGFVGIPVIEGAQRFGNFLDPVFAPAKAIIEHGAQHAGHHSVTAELVLMAVSLGIAIFGLLLARFMYITSPETPGRIVDRFSGLHRLVYNKYWIDELYDFLFVNSIVEFSKLLWKKFDEAVIDGAVNGVGAVTQAFGSVLRLLQTGFVKDYALSVLVGAIVVIGFLLLR; translated from the coding sequence ATGATTGAACTAGTCTGGTTAATACCCATCTTTCCTCTGATAGGATTTCTGATCAACGGTCTTTTGGGAAGACGTTTCTCAGAAAAAACGATTGGCTGGATTGGAGCGGGTTCAGTAGGGGCCTCTTTCTTGGTGGCCATTTCGATCTTTTTTGAGCTTATTAAACTGGCGCCTGGATCCAGATCGATTCAAATCATAATCTATTCCTGGATATGGTCCGGGGACTTGAATGTTCCGGTAGGTTTTCTCGTAGATCCTCTTAGTATGATTATGATTATGGTCGTTAGTGGCGTTGGCTGTATCATTCACATCTACTCTATAGGATATATGCACGGCGAGATAGGTTTCCGTAGGTATTTCTCTTACCTAAACCTGTTTGTGTTCAATATGTTGATTCTGGTTTCAGCCAACAATTTTCTGCTGACGTTTGTAGGCTGGGAAGGCGTGGGGCTGTGTTCCTATCTGCTCATTGGATATTACTACGAGAAAAAGTCAGCCTCCGACGCAGGCAAAAAGGCCTTCGTGGTAAACAGGATAGGTGATTTTGGATTCCTTATCGGAATGTTTCTGATATTCACAGTCTTTGGCACTTTCAATTACGTCGATGTTTTTAGTGTGGCTCCCGAGAAACTGACTCAGGGAGGAGTGTTGGTGACTCTTATCACTCTTCTGCTCTTTGTAGGGGCGACGGGCAAATCCGCACAAATTCCTCTCTATACATGGCTCCCTGACGCGATGGAGGGTCCTACTCCTGTCAGCGCATTGATTCACGCCGCAACAATGGTAACCGCAGGTGTCTATATGGTTTCCCGGTGTAGCGTCATGTTTGCCATGGCCCCGATTTCACTGACTGTTGTAGCAGTAATTGGAGGGTTGACCGCTCTGTTCGCAGCGACGATCGGCATGACCCAATTTGATATTAAGCGAGTTCTGGCATATTCAACTATCAGTCAGTTGGGATACATGTTTATGGCGTGCGGCGTTGGAGCCTTTGCCTCCGGAATATTCCATTTAATGACTCACGCTTTCTTTAAAGCGCTTCTTTTCATGGCTGCCGGCAGTGTGATGCACGCGATGTCAGGCGAACTCGACATGCGCAAGATGGGAGATTTACGAAAGAAACTACCATACACTCATTTGACGTATTTGTTCGGGACCTTGGCTATTGCTGGTATATTTCCATTCGCTGGATTCTTCAGCAAGGATGAGATCCTTTATTACTCAATGCAGAAACATGTCATATTCTGGATAATTGGCGCTGTTGCGGCTGTAATGACCTCCTTTTACATGTTCAGGTCGGTCTTCATGACCTTTTACGGAAAATCCCGGGTTGAACATGATGTGGCTCATCACTTGCACGAATCTCCACCGTTGATGACAGTGCCGTTGATGATCCTGGCGTTTCTGTCGTTGGTTGGAGGTTTTGTCGGTATACCGGTTATAGAGGGCGCTCAAAGGTTTGGAAATTTCCTGGATCCGGTTTTTGCCCCGGCCAAGGCCATCATTGAACACGGGGCTCAACACGCCGGTCATCACAGTGTTACCGCTGAACTTGTTCTAATGGCGGTTTCCCTTGGTATAGCGATATTCGGCCTGTTGCTCGCTCGATTCATGTATATAACCAGCCCTGAGACCCCGGGCAGAATTGTTGATCGTTTCTCGGGTCTCCATAGGCTAGTTTACAACAAATATTGGATTGACGAGCTTTATGATTTCCTGTTTGTAAATTCCATCGTGGAGTTTTCAAAGCTTCTGTGGAAGAAATTTGACGAAGCGGTGATTGATGGCGCCGTCAATGGAGTCGGCGCTGTCACACAAGCTTTTGGCAGTGTTCTAAGACTTCTTCAGACCGGTTTTGTCAAGGACTATGCCCTGTCGGTCTTGGTCGGGGCGATTGTCGTAATCGGTTTCTTGCTATTGAGATAG